From a region of the Phragmites australis chromosome 21, lpPhrAust1.1, whole genome shotgun sequence genome:
- the LOC133903309 gene encoding plastidal glycolate/glycerate translocator 1, chloroplastic-like, translating into MATTAMIGIPAFPRSHHPLSARPRATSPAASCTLPRCRLLLTRHSSCSASSVPPPRGRPTAAFKRTTSGSTNFMGPPHNGTATLHRSSSSDLRQRLIVPNSTSGASATPSSSGLLSTVLGVAHLLVSLGIVLATDKFLKQAFVAASIKFPSALFGMFCVFSVLVVFDTFVPALAKGFMDFFEPATLFIQRWLPLFYVPSLVVLPLAVRDVPAASGLKIFLITFGGWFASLAVAGYTALAVRKLVKTQLIPAEPMSKPSPFSTFEIWAWAAIFVASFGVAYFNPTALGTTARTCLPFLLASTVLGYMVGSGLPSGVKKVLHPIISCALSADLAAVAYGYLSGSGIDAVLGDYLTKAPSNPGAGDVLMGFLGSVIISFAFSMFKQRKLVKRHAAEIFTSIAIASTFSLYSTAVLGRLIGLEPTLTISILPRCITVALALSIVSFFEGVNSSLTAAVVVLTGLIGANFVQAAMDKLGLNDPIARGIGTASSAHGLGTAALSAKEPEALPFCAIAYGLTGIFGSLICSVPAVRQSLTFIAG; encoded by the exons ATGGCAACGACCGCCATGATTGGGATTCCCGCCTTTCCCCGTAGCCACCACCCGCTCTCCGCTCGCCCCCGCGCCACGTCGCCCGCCGCCTCCTGCACGCTTCCCCGATGCAGACTGCTGCTCACACGCCATTCTTCTTGTTCCGCCTCCTCTGTCCCTCCGCCCCGTGGCCGTCCAACAGCAGCATTCAAGCGCACCACTTCCGGCAGCACCAACTTCATGGGTCCACCTCACAATGGCACCGCCACGCTTCACCGATCATCATCGTCCGACCTTCGCCAGCGCCTGATCGTCCCCAACTCCACCTCCGGTGCCAGTGCCACGCCCAGTTCATCCGGACTGCTGTCCACT GTTCTTGGCGTTGCGCACCTGCTCGTGTCGCTGGGCATCGTGCTCGCCACCGACAAGTTCCTCAAACAGGCCTTCGTCGCCGCGTCCATCAAGTTCCCAAGCGCCCTCTTTGGCATGTTCTGCGTCTTCTCCGTGCTCGTCGTCTTCGACACCTTCGTGCCTGCTCTCGCCAAGGGCTTCATGGATTTCTTTGAGCCCGCCACCCTGTTCATCCAGAGGTGGCTGCCCTTGTTCTATGTCCCGTCGCTGGTCGTGCTGCCGCTTGCGGTCAGGGATGTCCCAGCTGCTTCGGGCCTCAAGATTTTCTTAATCACTT TTGGTGGCTGGTTTGCTTCACTCGCGGTTGCAGGATATACCGCACTAGCTGTGAGAAAACTTGTGAAGACACAGCTTATACCAGCAGAGCCCATGAGCAAACCATCTCCTTTTTCGACATTCGAAATTTGGGCATGGGCTGCTATCTTTGTTGCATCATTTGGTGTTGCATATTTCAATCCCACAGCACTTGGTACCACAGCAAGAACATGTCTTCCTTTCCTGCTCGCTTCCACTGTACTGGGATACATGGTTGGTTCTGG GTTACCATCTGGTGTCAAGAAAGTGTTACATCCAATCATCTCCTGCGCGCTTTCTGCTGATTTGGCTGCTGTAGCATATGGGTACCTCTCCGGGTCTGGAATTGATGCTGTGCTAG GTGATTACCTTACAAAGGCGCCCTCTAATCCTGGAGCTGGTGATGTTCTAATGGGTTTCCTTGGGTCCGTGATCATATCATTTGCATTCTCAATGTTCAAGCAGAGAAAG CTCGTAAAGAGGCATGCAGCTGAGATTTTCACATCAATCGCCATTGCATCGACATTCTCGTTGTACTCAACTGCTGTCTTAGGGCGCCTGATAGGGCTAGAGCCGACGTTAACCATATCGATACTACCAAGGTGTATTACTGTGGCGCTGGCTTTGAGCATAGTATCTTTCTTTGAAG GTGTAAACTCTTCACTAACCGCTGCCGTGGTTGTCCTTACCGGGCTCATTGGTGCGAATTTTGTCCAAGCAGCTATGGATAAACTTGGTCTGAACGACCCGATCGCCAGAGGAATAGGGACAGCTTCCAG TGCTCATGGACTGGGAACAGCAGCACTGTCAGCCAAGGAGCCTGAAGCGCTCCCTTTCTGCGCCATCGCTTACGGTCTCACGGGGATTTTTGGCTCGCTGATTTGCTCGGTTCCAGCAGTGAGGCAGAGCTTGACATTCATAGCCGGGTGA